A single region of the Alosa alosa isolate M-15738 ecotype Scorff River chromosome 6, AALO_Geno_1.1, whole genome shotgun sequence genome encodes:
- the csnk1e gene encoding casein kinase I yields the protein MELRVGNKYRLGRKIGSGSFGDIYLGANIATGEEVAIKLECVKTKHPQLHIESKFYKMMQGGVGIPSIKWCGAEGDYNVMVMELLGPSLEDLFNFCSRKFSLKTVLLLADQMISRIEYIHSKNFIHRDVKPDNFLMGLGKKGNLVYIIDFGLAKKYRDARTHQHIPYRENKNLTGTARYASINTHLGIEQSRRDDLESLGYVLMYFNLGSLPWQGLKAATKRQKYERISEKKMSTPIEVLCKGYPSEFSTYLNFCRSLRFDDKPDYSYLRQLFRNLFHRQGFSYDYVFDWNMLKFGASRTAEEGDRERRGGEERDERIGGGPRGLAARGHPPGPNPSAPNRVRNGPEQAISNPASRVQQSGNTSPRAISRAERERKVSMRLHRGAPANVSSSDLTARHDQSRISTSQVSMPFEHLGK from the exons ATGGAGCTGAGAGTGGGGAATAAGTATCGGCTTGGGCGCAAGATTGGCAGTGGCTCTTTTGGTGACATATACTTAG GTGCCAACATCGCCACAGGAGAGGAGGTGGCCATAAAGCTGGAATGTGTGAAGACCAAACACCCTCAGCTACACATAGAGAGCAAGTTCTACAAGATGATGCAGGGAGGAG TTGGCATTCCCTCTATAAAGTGGTGTGGTGCAGAGGGGGACTACAATGTCATGGTTATGGAGCTTCTGGGTCCTAGCCTGGAGGACCTCTTCAATTTCTGCTCCCGAAAGTTCAGCTTGAAGACTGTGCTCTTACTTGCCGACCAAATG ATAAGCCGCATTGAGTACATCCACTCCAAGAATTTCATCCATCGTGATGTCAAACCTGACAACTTTCTCATGGGCCTGGGCAAGAAGGGAAACCTGGTCTACATCATCGACTTTGGTCTGGCCAAGAAATACCGTGACGCCCGCACCCACCAGCACATCCCCTACCGGGAGAACAAGAACCTGACTGGCACTGCTCGCTATGCTTCAATCAATACGCATCTGGGCATAG AGCAGTCAAGGCGTGATGACCTGGAGTCCCTAGGCTACGTGCTCATGTACTTCAACCTGGGCTCCTTGCCTTGGCAAGGCCTTAAGGCTGCCACCAAGAGGCAGAAGTACGAGCGCATCAGCGAGAAAAAAATGTCCACGCCCATCGAGGTGCTGTGCAAGGGCTATCCAT CTGAGTTTTCCACCTACCTGAATTTCTGTCGCTCTTTGCGCTTTGATGACAAGCCAGACTATTCGTACCTTCGTCAGCTCTTCAGAAATTTGTTCCACAGACAAGGCTTCTCCTACGACTATGTCTTTGACTGGAACATGCTTAAGTTT GGTGCCAGCAGAACGGCAGAAGAGGGTGAtcgggagaggaggggaggcgaGGAGCGTGACGAGCGAATTGGTGGGGGGCCACGAGGGTTGGCTGCACGGGGTCACCCACCTGGCCCCAACCCCTCCGCACCCAACCGGGTGAGAAACGGTCCTGAACAGGCCATCTCCAACCCCGCCTCGCGAGTCCAGCAGTCTG GGAACACGTCGCCTCGGGCTATCTCGCGtgcggagagggagaggaaagtcAGTATGCGCCTCCACCGAGGGGCACCCGCCAACGTGTCTTCGTCTGACCTCACTGCCCGCCACGACCAGTCTCGCATTTCCACGTCACAG GTCAGCATGCCGTTCGAGCACCTAGGGAAGTGA